Genomic window (Nicotiana sylvestris chromosome 7, ASM39365v2, whole genome shotgun sequence):
gcttctcttgtacccttgccgcaacataaactcgtcaaatcgcttgtaccattgtctagaagattgtttcaatccgtacaacgatttttcaagtttgcacaccatattttcttttccagcaactttgaatccttctggctgagtcatgtagatttcctcctccaagtttccatgtaaaaacgcagtttttacatccatctgaactagttccaaatccaattgtgctaccaaagccaacataattctaatggaggaatgttttacaactggagaaaacacttcattgtaatcaattccctccttttgagcatatcctttggccaccaatcttgctttgtagcgaacatctacttggttaggaaatccttctttctttgcaaatacccatttgcacccaattgctttctttcccttcgggagattggccaatctccatgtatgattctgatgaagggactgtatttcatcattcatggcaatcctccacttatcttcttctgaactttggacagcgtctttataagtggtaggaacatcatcagctacaattgaggttgcacaagcaaccgtctctatgagacgaacaggtttcgttattgttctttttggcctgctggttgctattgattcaagttgttgttgagattcctgagttggaatctcctctactggctctccttccagagggtaatcttcatttgtttcctcctctgcttcttgtgtaggaaaaataaattttccctcaaactccacctgcttagaagcaccttcattttgtttggtatcttctgttaccttatttaccatagcagattcatcaaaggtaacatccctgctgaatattactttctttgtcataggacaccataagcgatatcctttgactccagaagtaattcccataaaaatagccttctttgcccttggatccaattttgactccgtcacatgataatatgcagttgagccaaacacgtgcaaagagttataatctatagcaggttttccataccatttttcaaatggtgtcttgccatcaatagcagcagatggtaagcgattaatgaggtagcatgcatatgtaactgcctcagcccaaaattctttgcccaagccagcattggacaacatacaccgtaccttctccagcaaggtccggttcatacgttctgtcactccattctgttgtggtgtatgtctaacagtgaagtgtcggacgatgccatcattttcacagaccttattgaaatgatcacttttgtattcacctccattgtctgtgcgaatacacttgatcctcttgcctgtttgattctccaccatcgtcttccatttgagaaaaattcccaacacttcatctttgctcttcattgtatacacccatactcttcgggaaaaatcatcaacaaaggttacaaaatagtgcttcccacccaatgaaggtgttttggaaggaccccaaacatcagagtgtacataatccaaaatgcctttagtattatggatcgctgtaccaaatttaacccttgtctgtttccctttgacacaatgctcacaaaactccaagttgcaagcctttactccttttaacaatccttgatctgatagagttttcaaggattttcctccagcatgtcccaagcgcatgtgccatagcttggttgcttctgcctctttgtcgtcactggatgtcactgtcgctgtcccaataactgtactgccacgatagcggtacatattattattcttccgattagccttcattaccactagtgcaccggagcatactctcatcactccattttctgcaatgattttgaacccttttgattctagggctcccacagagatgagattcttcttcaaatccggtacatatcgaacatctgtcaatgttctgatcattccatcatggttccttaatcgtattgaaccaatgccatatgaggtaagagggctgttatccgctgtgtggacgactccatattctccttcttgaaattccacgaaccagtccctgttgggacacatatgatagctacaagccgagtccatcaaccatatgtctgatgatgttgatgactctgttgtaactaatgagaagtctgaatcatcacaatcaactacatttgaatccataatggcctttccattgttatgtttggccttattcttcaacttcggacagtctttcttccagtgccctttttctcgacaaaaggcacattcatctttgctgggtctggatcttgacttggatcttcccttctttgtcctcgtttgattttgaggacgacccctcacaaacagtgcttctccttctccgcccttctgtttttctcgctttctttgttcatagctgtacaaagccgaacaaacttctctgagagaaacttcgtcatttccatggagtagagtagtttcaaggtgctcgtactcatcaggaagtgacgccaacaacatcaaggccaagtcaccatcatcataagttgtatccatattttgcaaatctgtgaccaacttattgaaactggtgatatgttcattcatcgtggtaccaggaacataggtgaagtgaaacagtctcttcttcatgtacaatttattttgactgtttttcttcaaaaatttatcctccagtgctttccataatttacttgcagaagtttcctttgtgtatggatatttctgctctctagcaaggtaggatcgaatagtaccgcaagcaacacggttgataattctccaatcttcttctccaataacatctggtttcttttcttcaatggccagatctagcccttgttgaaaaaggacatctagaacctcgccttgccacatcccaaaatgtccggacccgtcaaatatttcgaccgcaaatttcgcatttgacacaattcttgtcataagcgaagatgccaatgatgacgtattgttgacacttgatgtagattcttcttgtttattgtctcccatctttgacacaaatattatttaatagctgacgacacaaatcaagattatttcctttctggtgtggaagatcagactaagctgcaaccacagagcatactcagacagaaccttgactcagttaccaagataaatcttttctgatgtggaagatcagactatgctgcaaccacagagcatacttagacagtaccttggctctgataccaattgttgcggaagccaaatgtatagagtgtgaataagtcacaactactataccaaaaattatgacagccaccaaataataaataagacaataaagcaacaataaagggaacaccagaatttacgaggttcggctaattttgcctactcctcggacacaaccaaatattttattccactccaaaaatacaagtgaaataatactaaagagagaagatacaaatgccttaaacagatgagaagacaaatgagaggtgtgtttaaatcctaaacattaggccttcttttataagGGGAAAATCCCCCAAAATtcaagagcccaccgatgtgggacaaatttgGCAAACTTCAACACCCAGGATATGCAGTCGACGGGATATTTTCAGTGATATCAGATGTCTTTAGCTTTGGAGTATTAGTACTAGAGATTGTGAATGGAAAGAAGAATAGACGATTTGTTCATCCAGACCACCACCTAAACCTTCTTGGACATGTAAGTCCTAAGTGTAACTCCTAAGTAAAAAAGACTTAGTTAATGCATTTAAGTTTAATGTGATCATGGTAAATTACAGGTAAATCTCTACTATAAGCTAATCGTTAACCTGTTAAAAATGGAGAACTAAACAACTATTACAGGTTAAACTATGTTGAGCGTGTAAACATTGTTAGtttatataacttaaatcctttGACAGTAGAAGGATCATTATATGCAGGCATGGATACTTGATAAAGAAGGAAGGCAATTGGAGCAGAATCCAGAGGACAGGCCAAATATGTCTACTGTGATTATGATGCTGAGCAATGAAGGCATTTTGCCCCCACCTAGACATCCTGGCTTCTTCACTGAAAGGAATGTTAAAGATGTTGAATTTTCTTGGAGTACACAAACACCAAGTTCTATAAACGAAGTTACCATCACATTGTTGAATGCTTGATAAGAAGCATGTCCATTGTAGTTTCCATGTTTCTTCATTTCTCAGAATTGTATTAAAATGCtccccttcttttctttattaGGTATAGTTAGAAGAAAATTTTGTAGTAATTCTATTGTAATATGTCTACATTTTAAGTTAGGCTTTGAGTTCCATTTCCTACTCCTATTCAATTTCACAGAGAAGTTAGATTCAGCTAGCAACAGCTTACTCTTTGCATTAGTTATATAAATCTCTCTCAAATTTTCTTAATTGTGCATATATGTGTAGAAATCCCTTACCACCACATCCACAAGGTAAACCTGCAGCACTATGATCGGCATTTGTGTCACCAAATGCTTTAGCTTGGTCATGGGGGGAATCACATTTTATAAGAACTTGTCTCTGCAAGTTCATCATCTTCGTCCTTTGCAAGAAGCCTCACTTGTCTGTCAATTTCACCTGATTGCAAGACAAAGAAAATATGAAGAGATCAGAAgcaacaaataaaaggaaagaagacACCGAACAACCAAATTCGAAACTTGCAACTTAATTGTGTAGATACTGGAACTGGAAACAAACTATATCaaggagaaggaaaagaaagtgGAACAGTGGcataaaaaagaaagaagttCCACAGTTAGAATTAATCTAAGTATCAACTTCACGAACTAACAATATAATTGATTCACAATAACCACCGGTTGTGGTTTCATGCGGAACCCTCAATTCATCAAACTGTGTGTGTCCATTGTATGGTAAACACATCAATCCACAAACTACCAATTACAACCCATTCATAATATATTCGTCCAAATCCAATTAATGTAGAGTTCTATGAATTTTCTTAATTTCCTTAACCCTAGTTTCCAACTCTTAATCCCATCTCAACTCATCAAAGCAATTTATCTAGTTTACCCATAGTATATAAAAGTCAATTATATAAGCCTTGAGTCTAGAGAATTGTCTTTTCAAGTGTGTCCCTACTAAACAAGGTTCAACTTCCAATTCGCTAAATCTGTATGAGTCAAAATTGAAGAGCTAAACATTTCAAAACCAAACATTGCAGAATATTATTTAAGACTCACATTATTTGCCAGTAGAGGTAGCTTGTTGTAACGTTTATTTGCTGCCCAACAAAGTTGTATTAGTAAAAATTAGACTCGCCATGTGGGTCTATTAAATGGCGATATGTGTCAGTAAAgttgaagaaaagtgaagaataacatgtaaagatgatatgtgaaacacCCCGGGACAAACATACTCGTACTGTGCCTGTTAGTCTCGAAACTGATCATCATAAAATAGCCCAGATCAGGTGCgggagaatatctcataattacaaatgagcaaggaatcaattaatcccggattatatgggatttaccatcattacaccaTCAGTTACATATCAATTATTAaaatgcaataaatgattgtaacggtCAGAACAAGGCAATCAACAGGCACGTGATTGactcatcagttacggaattaactcatcagttacggaattcCAGCATTTATACAACtgttacaagtcttccaaaagtaatggatggattgagtaaatgctcataatggatccataattcaaggagactagttacttagatttataaatagacatacttttaTCATCATGggaatctaattttcttctctacaattctatacattgtaatttatagcatattgctctcaagttagccatagttcggcccttcaagctctgttcagctcattatcctatcaatgatcattcaataagaattctttcttctctgctttatttttattatattatctgtcattgaatttatttctcacttctctatcacgttatattaacgaaattttatatctttcagattgaatcggttgcttgtggcccgtcgtataaaattattgctttaaCCTTGAAAACTATTTTTGGGTTAAACAAAAGTATTTTAAATTTGTTCCCAAAAACTGGTGGGTTGCTCCAATATtagttgttgttgctgcttctcTTTCAAGTCCCCTCGCAATTCACAAGTATCTCAAACAGCTTGGTATTTTTTGGCATAATTACTCAAATGCCCTTATTTATTACACGGTGTTACACAACTTGATTAGTGTGTGAGACCATTCTCCTACTAATCTCACATAGCTTTCTAATAAATTAGTTTTAGAATACGTGCATTGCTCGTCAACCTCTACTCAAAAAATACAAGATTTCTAAAAAATCacataatattattttaaaatttgTATTTGAGTAATATAATAAAAGTTAACCAAAAAACTATAATAATATGAAGCTGATGattgttaattttatttaaataaatcaataaAGGAAAAAATCTTTGTCAGGTAGAAGTCGTCAAAATCCTATATTTTATTTATGCCACAAATTACTTATTAATTGCAATTATGATTTATCCGACATGAAAAGCATTTGTGAAGAGTAAGAAAATCTATCAACATTTCGTATTAGAATTTCGTGATTTTATTAAAAAAAGTTGCGTATGTGcgtgtgtgtatatatacacacacttagTAGTCAAATTTTATGTAGTTTCAagctcctaaatattaggaaaataggTAAATAACGATTTTGTTTAATATGAGTTCTATCTTAAAATGGCATAAAGGCGAATAACATTTTGTTAGAGagtttcgtgcttttaatataatattagatttagtgtacgtgcgttgcacgtattTTTTGCGTCTATcagtaaataagtatataaaatttaGAGTAAAAATATTATGTGTAATAGCAATTGACGTCGAGATAGTGCAACATTCATTTAATTAGAAAATAGGTGTTATTGACAAAGTAGTTGAATGCAGAGTTATTAGATATCCTCTTAACTTGCAAATATTAAGAATTTAGGTAGGttaattatataatttttgtatttaCATATATTTTATTGTGCAAAGATAATTATGATATGTTATATTTTATATCTAATCTAATATCTCTTTATAGACCGCGTTCTTGGtgtaaaaaaaattattccaaGTATTAAGTGGTATATATATCATATAGTATGTATGATTATCCTtggtaaaatattttttaaaattatatgcATTTTTAGATTTAGTTAAGCTTATTCGAATGTGTGAATAAAATATGATAAAATTTTCTTCTCTTATTAATTACTTAGTACTTTTATCTCCCTCTTTAAGTGTTATTTTTCCTCCTCTACGTGTGTTTATTTTTATACTTCTAATGATTTAACTTTTCAACGTCAATTCACTTTTTCTAAAATAACTTTCTTATCTCTTTTGATTGATTTATAAATGGGAAAGTAaatcttttttaatttttctcaTTAGTACATGAATTGTTTCTCGTTAGTACATGAATTTCATGAAAAAATTAAGGTCTCTTATTATATAGATTGGATTTAGACCATCAATTTTATTGCGCGCATACGATTAGCTatgaaattttatttatttaattttgtattttatttttctattctTCAATCTTAGTGATTACTTTTCTTACAATTCAAGTCAGTCAAACAAATTGACATTTAATGTTCTTTAATAATCCATCATATTACTCAGAAGCTTTGATCCATCAAAGAACAAAAGTTTATATTTCAAGACATGTTTAATGATGATCCATCAAAGAACAAAAGTTTATATTTCAAGACATGTTTAATGAatattatttccttttctttttttcacctGCTAGGCTCCttaaattttcaaattttaatGAAATTTAATGGCTTAAAATTGAAGATATTCATCAGACATGCATCGTCATATATTCAAGTCTTTTCAAGTGAATTATTTGATTATTTACTCGCAAAATGTGATCACTGATACATGATACATATAAAAAGTGACAATCAGACCATACCCCCATGGGTGGCCAAGTTGATTGAGAAGAAAATCCTCAAATAGGAGGTTGTAGGTTCAAACCCCCTGCATGCTTCTCGGTGGAGCGATTCCCtagtttacaaaaaaaaaatgttctATATCTCTAAAATAATGTTCACGCTATCAAAGATTACAAAATATGATTTAAAATCATAGATGAGTTAATATACGTCTAAAATAAAGTTTATTATGAAAGAATATAACATATATTACACTAATATTAAGAAAGTTGTCACATTTGGTTTTATTTGCTGAAATAATTctttccaaatttattttataCTCGAGGGAGTAATATATCTCTTCGAAAAAATTATTAAAGtgtttattatctaattttatttaCCTGTAGGTTATAGAGTATTTGACTTTGTATCCAACGTATCTATGTCCGTATCCAACATATCTATCTGCGCATGGTCATCACCAAGAGGAGTTTTGAATTGTCTACCACACAAATAAGAATTATTAATACGAAAAAGTGATTTCAAATAAGGAAcacaaatcaaagaagaaaaagattatataaactaaaatttaatcgtttttaaagtcctaaatattaggactttcagcataattcaaataattaagaaaaatttaataattaaagttttagttgattttaaatccctaaatattaaaaaatagttAAATTATAACTTTTTCCAATGAAATCTATttatttttatcctttaaaatatctttcacattagataaaataattattaaattatttctctaaaaattaaaaatttaaaatcaactaaaattttgcatATTAAATCCTTCTGTGTTTGAACTTCTATGCAATAAGTCATAAATATAGGGCTCACCCATTCTATAAGCATGAAAAAACCGAAACAAAATATTTCCTTTTatgagaaaaagaaaacttaaggCTCAACAagatgcaattttcttcgttgaTCAATAAAAAAGAAAGATGTCATCCTTTGTGTCCTAATTTTAATAAAAACATATTCTAACTTATAGACAAAATCTGTTCTTAATGAATATTCAtcattttttaattatttcaacAAATGataacttttatatttttatatatttaattatttagCAAATACTATTTCAGATCAAATAGATATCAGTACTGTCCATTCAATTACAAAAAAAACATTAACAAAAGAGGAAGAAACTTAAAAACcaggaagaaaaataaaaacttgactACTCATGTAGGTTTAATCAACAAAATTTGTGCAACACACAACAGAAAGACGTACATTGGCAAATacta
Coding sequences:
- the LOC104215194 gene encoding G-type lectin S-receptor-like serine/threonine-protein kinase SD1-1; the encoded protein is MWDKFGKLQHPGYAVDGIFSVISDVFSFGVLVLEIVNGKKNRRFVHPDHHLNLLGHAWILDKEGRQLEQNPEDRPNMSTVIMMLSNEGILPPPRHPGFFTERNVKDVEFSWSTQTPSSINEVTITLLNA